In the genome of Massilia sp. UMI-21, the window GGGTTGACCGCCACGTCGGACTGGATCAGCGGCAGGTACTCGCCGGTGTCGCGCGACTTGGCCGAAATGATGCCGGCGGTGACGGTGTTGTCGAGGTTGAAGGGCGAGCCGATCGCCACCACCCATTCGCCGACGCGGATCTTGCTCGAGTCGCCGGTTCGCAGGTAAGGCAGGTTGGTGGCCGACAGCTTGAGCAGGGCGACGTCGGAGCGGCGGTCGGCGCCCAGCACCTTGGCCTTGAACTCGCGGCGGTCGGTGAGCGTCACGGTGACTTCGTCGGCGCCCTCGACCACATGCGCATTGGTCAGCACGTAACCGTCGTTCGAAATGATGAAGCCGGAGCCGACGCCGCGCGTCACCTGCTCTTCCACGCCGCCCTGTCCGCGCGGCGCGCCCGGCCGGCCCTGGCCGCCGCGCGGGATCTGGCCGCCGAAGAAGCGGCGCAGGAATTCCTGCATCTCGTCTTCGCCCGGCACGCCCTGGCCGCGCATGACGCGCTCGGTGGTGCGGATATTGACCACGGCGGGGCCGACCTTGTCGATCAGGTCGGAGAAGTCGGGCAGGCCGGTGACCACCGGGGTCTGCACCGGCGCCGCGGCCAGGACGGTGGCGGGGAGGAAGGCGCTGCCGCCGGCGGCCAGCAGGGCCGACAGGATCAGGCTTGCGCAGCGACGGGGAAACGGGCGAAAGTTGGCTGGCATTGGCTTGGCATAGGAAGGCTGAGATTGACTTTATGGTAAGCCAAAAAACGCGCTTTGTCGCGCGCCGCTGGGGACGTGCGGCGGCCCGGTACGGCGCGGATGACCCGGTCGGGACCGGGAAGGGCTGCGCGGGCGATATGTAGAATGTATCAAAGGCAGGCAATCGATACGCGTGGCGTATCAAGGGATGACCGGAAGGCGATGCTGCCCGCAGGCCGGCGCCCGGGCAGCGCCCGCGCCGGCCGGTTCAGAGGCGCTTGACGGCGGCCGGGGCGGTTTCCGGCGCTGGCCCGTCATGGGGCGCCGCCTGCGCTGTTCGCTTGGCGCCTTTGAGCGGGTCGGCGCCGGCCACGACGGCCGGCGCGATCGCCGCCAGTGCCTCGCCCGGCGTGGCGGGCGGCGCCGGGCGCCGCTGGGGCACCGGCTCGGCGGCGAGTTTGGCGGACAGGCGCGCGGCGAAACCGGATGAGAGCACGGGCTCGTCCCGATCGCTGCGCAGCGCGTCGCCGATCCGGTGGTAGAGGTCCCATGCCCGCCGGCCGTCTTCTTCGCGCAGCGCCGCCAGCGCAAGTTCGAGGTCGGCATCCGGCAATTCGCCGTCCGCAAAGGCCGATATGTATTCGCGTATCTTCTTATTCGTGTCCATCTGGTAACTCGCCGCCGTCGGTCTGTTCAATTTGTCTCGCCTATGTACGATCCTGCCACCTACCGACGTTTGTCAACCGGGAAATCGAGCAAAGGGCGCAATTTCTCAGCAATGACTTCGCGTGCGCGGAAAATCCGGCTGCGTACGGTTCCTATCGGACACGCCATCACCTCGGAAATTTCTTCGTAGCTCAATCCCTCTATTTCTCGCAGGACAATTGCCGTTCGCAATTCCACCGGCAGCGCTTCCATCGCCGCATTGACCGTGTGGGCAATCTGCTTGCTCGCCAGCACCGATTCCGGTGTGTTTATGTCGCGCAAGCTGTCTGCGTCGTCGAATCCCTCTGCCCGCTCGGCATCGGCCTCGGTCGAGGTCGGCGCGCGGCGGCCCTGAGTCACCAAAAAATTCTTGGCCGTGTTGATGCCGATGCGATACAGCCAGGTGTAGAAGGCCGAATCGCCGCGGAAGTGACGCAGGGCGCGAAAGGCCTTGATGAAGGTCTCTTGCACCACGTCTTCGGCTTCCGCCGGATCGTGCACGAGACGCGACACCAGGCGCATCAGGCGGCGCTGGTATTTGGCCACGAGCAGGTCGAACGCCCCCCGGTCGCCGGCCTGGACGCGCTCCACCAACAGCTGATCTCCCTCGCGTTCTGTCGTCACGGACCATGCCCCATCGCTGCAACGGCCCTCCTGCATAAGAGTTGGCCCGCTGCAATAAGTTCAAAGTATTTTGTGCGTCGTCGACGTCGCGCCGCTTGTTCCGCCTGCTCCGCCGGCCCCGCCGAGCGCTACCGCCAGGGCGCGCATGGCGGCCGGCGGCACGCTGTCGGGCAGGATGACGACATTGCGGCAGACAAGCTTGCGGCGGGCCGGCATGCACCCGCGAAACCAGCCGCAGGGACCGTCCGGCGCCGGGCCGGGCG includes:
- a CDS encoding transcriptional regulator; translation: MDTNKKIREYISAFADGELPDADLELALAALREEDGRRAWDLYHRIGDALRSDRDEPVLSSGFAARLSAKLAAEPVPQRRPAPPATPGEALAAIAPAVVAGADPLKGAKRTAQAAPHDGPAPETAPAAVKRL
- the rpoE gene encoding RNA polymerase sigma factor RpoE yields the protein MQEGRCSDGAWSVTTEREGDQLLVERVQAGDRGAFDLLVAKYQRRLMRLVSRLVHDPAEAEDVVQETFIKAFRALRHFRGDSAFYTWLYRIGINTAKNFLVTQGRRAPTSTEADAERAEGFDDADSLRDINTPESVLASKQIAHTVNAAMEALPVELRTAIVLREIEGLSYEEISEVMACPIGTVRSRIFRAREVIAEKLRPLLDFPVDKRR